A part of Setaria viridis chromosome 8, Setaria_viridis_v4.0, whole genome shotgun sequence genomic DNA contains:
- the LOC117834402 gene encoding uncharacterized protein: protein MALSVNVLVPAFLLLFFVQGARSEKCTPASIEVLQTSNGEKAGVDPVFEVMVRNRCECAVRGVILGSKGFSSSLPVDPKLFRKEGNGYLVGDGSLIQSGAVVQFRYAWDRAFEIGPLAVQEDCSGLHEFTV, encoded by the exons ATGGCACTGTCCGTGAATGTTCTTGTTCCTGCCTTTCTGCTCCTTTTCTTTGTGCAAG GGGCGAGATCGGAGAAGTGCACGCCGGCGAGCATAGAGGTGCTGCAGACAAGCAACGGGGAGAAGGCCGGGGTCGACCCGGTATTCGAGGTGATGGTGCGGAACCGTTGCGAGTGCGCGGTTCGCGGCGTGATCCTCGGCTCCAAGGGCTTCTCGAGCTCGTTGCCCGTCGACCCAAAGCTGTTCCGGAAGGAAGGCAACGGCTACCTCGTCGGGGACGGAAGCCTGATCCAGAGCGGAGCCGTGGTGCAGTTTCGGTACGCCTGGGACCGCGCGTTCGAGATTGGCCCTCTCGCCGTGCAAGAGGACTGCTCTGGACTCCATGAGTTCACCGTGTAA